A genomic region of Anopheles coustani chromosome 3, idAnoCousDA_361_x.2, whole genome shotgun sequence contains the following coding sequences:
- the LOC131271597 gene encoding hexamerin-1.1-like, which produces MRTLAVFVLAATLALASAAFVPSSSQVKYAEKDFLHKQEDLLLLFRHLYEKDWNPQLVAYAKNFAFKDSAELYKHEPTAPFAKKLYAYYEHGLLPKGEVFSVYDEVHREQAIALFNVLYHAKDWETFYKVAAWARYHVNEGMFVYALTVAVTHRPDMAGYVLPAPYEISPYHFINTEVVQKAQQYKMQGYFGMKKVDGVYTVVIPSNYTGWYVHTNAEQKLSYFTEDVGLNTYYYYLHTDYPFWLGGEKFGLHKDRRGELYLFEHQQILARYYLERLSNELGHIPEFSYLEPIATGYYPDLQYYNGHSFPARDNYYHVDQEVNFRAIRQVVDYEKRLRDVIDQGFFVLPDGKTVNLSTPESVDVLGNLIQANPDSSEHRFYKYVAMFARIIMGAAIEPVDPHQAIPSVLEHYESAMRDPVFYQIYKRVVGYYYQFKNHLPAYTYEQLYFPGVKVEGVVVDKLQTFFDHFDVDITNAIDIEPEPYVEGKYTGFGEIEYKPDPVVIKASTVRLNHKPFTYNISLTAEKPGKSVVRVFLGPKYDEYGGLYTLNANRENFYELDYFVQELTAGKNVVTRSSVSFNGYVKDRTSFYELYRKVMAGYKGDEKFPLDMSEAHCGFPNRLMLPKGKKGGMPFQLFVVVSPFVEPKVPLFTGFDPVLSCGVGSGARYMDGYALGYPLDRPVDEKVFYTVPNVYFQDVVIYHKSQGDL; this is translated from the coding sequence ATGAGGACGCTAGCGGTGTTTGTTCTGGCGGCTACGTTGGCGCTCGCTTCGGCGGCGTTCGTGCCGAGCTCGAGCCAGGTGAAGTACGCCGAGAAGGATTTTCTACACAAGCAGGAggatctgctgctgctgttccgcCATCTGTACGAGAAGGACTGGAACCCGCAGCTGGTGGCGTACGCCAAGAACTTCGCCTTCAAGGATAGCGCCGAGCTGTACAAGCACGAACCGACCGCACCGTTTGCAAAGAAGCTGTACGCGTACTACGAGCATGGTCTGCTTCCCAAGGGTGAAGTGTTCTCCGTGTACGACGAGGTGCACCGTGAGCAGGCCATCGCCCTGTTCAACGTGCTGTACCACGCCAAGGATTGGGAGACGTTCTACAAGGTGGCCGCCTGGGCTCGTTACCACGTCAACGAGGGTATGTTCGTGTACGCCCTGACCGTGGCTGTTACGCACCGACCTGATATGGCTGGGTATGTACTTCCGGCACCGTACGAGATCAGCCCGTACCACTTCATCAACACCGAAGTCGTGCAGAAGGCGCAGCAGTACAAGATGCAGGGCTACTTCGGCATGAAGAAGGTTGATGGCGTGTACACCGTCGTCATCCCGAGCAACTACACCGGGTGGTATGTGCATACCAACGCCGAGCAGAAGCTCTCTTACTTCACCGAGGATGTCGGACTGAACACCTACTACTACTACCTTCACACCGACTATCCGTTCTGGCTTGGAGGAGAGAAGTTTGGCCTACACAAGGACCGTCGCGGTGAGCTGTATCTGTTCGAGCACCAGCAGATCCTGGCCCGTTACTACCTGGAGCGCTTGTCGAACGAACTTGGCCACATTCCGGAGTTCTCGTATTTGGAACCGATCGCCACCGGTTACTACCCAGATCTGCAGTACTACAATGGACACAGCTTCCCGGCCCGTGACAACTACTACCATGTTGATCAGGAGGTGAACTTCCGTGCGATCCGTCAGGTTGTGGACTACGAGAAGCGTCTGCGTGACGTTATCGACCAGGGCTTCTTCGTACTGCCCGATGGCAAGACGGTGAACCTGAGCACTCCCGAGTCGGTTGATGTCCTCGGCAACCTGATCCAGGCGAACCCGGACAGCAGTGAGCACCGTTTCTACAAGTATGTCGCCATGTTTGCCCGCATCATCATGGGTGCGGCCATTGAGCCGGTGGATCCCCATCAGGCCATCCCGAGCGTACTCGAGCACTACGAATCGGCCATGCGTGATCCGGTGTTCTACCAGATCTACAAGCGCGTCGTAGGCTACTACTACCAGTTCAAGAACCACCTGCCAGCGTACACCTACGAGCAGCTGTACTTCCCGGGCGTGAAAGTCGAGGGTGTCGTTGTGGACAAACTGCAGACCTTCTTCGATCACTTCGACGTGGACATCACCAACGCCATCGACATCGAGCCGGAGCCGTACGTGGAAGGCAAGTACACCGGATTCGGCGAGATCGAGTATAAACCGGACCCGGTGGTCATCAAGGCGAGCACCGTGCGTCTCAACCACAAGCCGTTCACCTACAATATCAGTCTGACCGCGGAGAAGCCTGGTAAGTCGGTGGTTCGTGTGTTCCTTGGCCCCAAGTACGACGAGTACGGTGGACTCTACACGCTCAACGCTAACCGCGAGAACTTCTACGAGCTGGACTACTTCGTGCAGGAGTTGACCGCTGGCAAGAATGTGGTCACGCGTAGCTCGGTCAGCTTCAACGGCTACGTCAAGGATCGCACCAGCTTCTACGAGCTGTACCGCAAGGTGATGGCCGGCTACAAGGGTGACGAGAAGTTCCCGCTCGACATGTCCGAGGCGCACTGTGGCTTCCCGAACCGCCTGATGTTGCCCAAGGGCAAGAAGGGTGGCATGCCGTTCCAGCTGTTCGTGGTCGTGTCGCCGTTCGTCGAACCCAAGGTGCCACTGTTCACCGGTTTCGATCCGGTGCTGTCGTGTGGCGTTGGATCCGGCGCCCGCTATATGGACGGCTACGCCCTCGGATACCCACTGGATCGTCCGGTCGACGAGAAGGTGTTCTACACCGTGCCGAACGTGTACTTCCAGGATGTCGTCATCTACCACAAGTCGCAGGGTGACCTGTAA